One Elgaria multicarinata webbii isolate HBS135686 ecotype San Diego chromosome 7, rElgMul1.1.pri, whole genome shotgun sequence DNA window includes the following coding sequences:
- the CHRAC1 gene encoding chromatin accessibility complex protein 1: MASRLSGGASGGCGENRLVSLPLSRIRVIMKSSPEVSSINPDAIFLTAKATELFVQYLATHSYKHGQGKENKALTYNDLSRTAENSETFQFLADILPKKILASKYMKMLEREKEGEQEKEEEEEEEEEEETTEDEELS; this comes from the exons ATGGCGTCGAGGTTGAGCGGAGGCGCGAGTGGCGGCTGCGGGGAGAACCGGCTGGTGTCGTTGCCCTTGTCTCGCATCCGCGTGATCATGAAGAGCTCGCCTGAAGTCTCCAGCATCAACCCGGACGCTATTTTCCTCACCGCCAAGGCTACG GAACTATTTGTCCAGTATTTAGCCACACATTCCTACAAGCAtggccagggcaaggagaacaAAGCCCTAACCTACAATGACCTGTCTCGAACAGCAGAGAACTCTGAGACCTTTCAGTTCCTTGCAG ATATCCTGCCAAAGAAGATCTTAGCTAGCAAATACATGAAAAtgcttgagagagaaaaagagggagaacaagaaaaggaggaggaggaggaggaggaagaagaagaagaaacaactgaAGATGAAGAACTATCTTGA